One region of Limnospira fusiformis SAG 85.79 genomic DNA includes:
- the serS gene encoding serine--tRNA ligase, which yields MLDIKLIRENSQEIQQRLNRRGNYDLEAILELDEKRRELEQQRIQLETRSNEIGKLVGEKIKSGTDPKGPEIQALREEGQQIKSQLSDLEPQEKDLESQITSLLLPLPNLPSDTTPEGKSEAENVEVRRWGDEYKLQNAEILPHWEIGEKLGILNFERGVKIAQSRFVSLVGAGAALERALVQFMLDTHTANGYLEVIPPLLVNSISLTATGQLPKFAEESFKCADDDLWLIPTSEVPVVNLYRDEILESEQLPIYHCSFTPCFRREAGSYGKDTRGLIRLHQFNKVELVKLVHPETSELEHEKLVADAEGILQALKLPYRVIELCTGDLGFAAAKCYDLEVWLPSAGTYREISSCSNVKDFQARRANIRFREAKGDPKKKKKKTEFVHALNGSGLAVGRTMAAVLENYQQPDGSVKVPEVLQPYLGREVL from the coding sequence GTGTTAGACATTAAACTGATTCGGGAAAATTCACAAGAGATTCAACAACGCCTCAACCGTCGAGGAAACTATGACCTAGAAGCCATCTTAGAATTAGATGAAAAACGGCGGGAACTTGAACAGCAACGCATTCAACTAGAAACCCGCAGCAACGAGATCGGTAAACTTGTAGGAGAAAAAATCAAATCTGGAACCGACCCCAAAGGGCCAGAAATTCAAGCATTGAGGGAAGAAGGACAGCAAATCAAGTCCCAGTTAAGTGACTTAGAACCCCAAGAAAAAGACCTAGAATCGCAAATTACTAGCCTATTACTTCCTTTACCAAACCTTCCTAGTGACACCACCCCAGAGGGAAAAAGTGAAGCCGAAAATGTGGAAGTACGCCGCTGGGGAGATGAATATAAACTCCAAAATGCCGAGATTTTACCCCATTGGGAAATCGGAGAAAAGCTAGGAATTCTTAACTTTGAACGAGGGGTAAAGATTGCCCAAAGTCGTTTTGTTAGCTTAGTGGGGGCTGGCGCGGCATTAGAACGCGCATTAGTTCAATTTATGCTGGATACCCACACAGCTAATGGCTATTTAGAAGTTATACCACCCCTGCTAGTGAATAGTATATCTTTAACTGCTACAGGTCAATTACCTAAATTTGCGGAAGAAAGTTTTAAATGTGCTGATGACGATTTATGGTTAATTCCTACTTCAGAAGTTCCGGTAGTTAACCTATATCGTGATGAAATTTTAGAAAGTGAACAACTCCCCATTTATCACTGTTCATTTACTCCCTGTTTTCGGCGGGAGGCGGGAAGCTATGGAAAGGATACCAGAGGTCTAATTAGACTGCATCAGTTTAATAAAGTGGAATTGGTGAAATTAGTACACCCAGAGACTTCGGAGTTAGAACATGAAAAATTAGTGGCGGATGCTGAAGGTATTTTACAGGCTTTAAAATTACCCTATCGTGTGATAGAATTGTGTACGGGAGATTTGGGATTTGCAGCAGCTAAATGTTATGATTTAGAAGTATGGCTACCTTCAGCAGGAACTTACCGAGAAATTTCGAGTTGTTCTAATGTTAAAGATTTTCAAGCCAGACGTGCCAATATTCGGTTCCGGGAAGCCAAAGGCGACCCCAAGAAAAAGAAAAAGAAAACGGAGTTTGTTCATGCTTTAAATGGTTCGGGATTGGCGGTTGGACGAACTATGGCTGCCGTTTTAGAAAACTATCAGCAGCCGGATGGAAGCGTTAAGGTTCCGGAGGTTTTACAGCCTTATTTGGGGCGAGAGGTTTTGTAA
- a CDS encoding DMT family transporter, with translation MNFYLSGWGFLILAAINNCVGSLLLKKSRLVATDPSLLTLLLSPWFIGGIMVYGVNVILFAKALDQLPVSTAYPIFAGISFTLIAIAGNLLFGERFDLNQWIGLSLIFTGIIIMSR, from the coding sequence ATGAATTTTTATTTAAGTGGTTGGGGATTTTTGATTTTGGCAGCAATTAATAACTGTGTCGGTAGTCTGCTGTTAAAAAAATCGCGACTGGTAGCTACCGATCCAAGTTTGTTAACTCTGTTGCTTTCTCCCTGGTTTATCGGTGGCATTATGGTCTATGGAGTTAATGTGATTTTATTTGCGAAAGCATTAGATCAGCTTCCGGTTTCGACTGCTTATCCAATTTTTGCCGGAATTAGCTTTACTTTAATTGCGATCGCCGGAAATTTACTATTTGGTGAAAGATTTGATTTGAATCAGTGGATCGGACTTTCCCTAATTTTTACTGGTATCATTATTATGTCTCGCTGA
- a CDS encoding serine/threonine-protein kinase, giving the protein MIYNLALVGHQMIDQLLDGRYQILEIIRSGEFGSTYLAKDTRRPGEPICFVKHLRFLVEDPQLFKNTYRRFQQEAEVLEKLSHHDQIPQLLAYFEQNQEFYLVESYINGQSLAQEILPGQPLSENSVIAIVSEVLEILNFVHDQGVIHRDIKPSNLLRRDADQKIMLLDFGAVKEIGFHQNNNPPTARIGTLEYMPIEQFECNPRLNSDIYALGMIAIQALTGMAAYELRKIEKIIRPMLGNYSGEI; this is encoded by the coding sequence ATGATATACAATTTAGCACTGGTAGGACATCAGATGATTGACCAACTTTTAGATGGACGGTATCAGATCCTAGAGATAATCAGGTCGGGGGAATTTGGGAGTACCTATCTAGCCAAAGATACCCGTCGCCCTGGGGAACCTATATGCTTTGTCAAGCATCTACGATTTTTGGTAGAAGATCCCCAATTATTTAAGAATACTTACCGTCGCTTTCAACAGGAAGCCGAGGTTCTAGAAAAGTTATCCCACCACGACCAAATCCCCCAACTGCTGGCTTATTTTGAACAAAACCAGGAATTTTATCTGGTCGAATCCTATATAAATGGACAGTCCCTAGCCCAGGAAATTTTACCCGGTCAACCTTTATCAGAAAATTCGGTAATTGCCATCGTCTCAGAAGTTCTAGAAATCCTGAATTTTGTTCATGATCAAGGAGTAATTCACCGGGATATTAAACCTAGTAATCTGCTGAGGCGGGATGCAGATCAAAAAATTATGTTATTAGATTTTGGGGCGGTTAAAGAAATTGGTTTTCACCAAAATAATAATCCTCCTACGGCGAGAATTGGCACTTTAGAATATATGCCCATCGAGCAATTCGAGTGTAATCCTCGCTTGAATAGCGATATTTATGCCCTGGGAATGATTGCTATTCAAGCATTAACTGGAATGGCAGCTTATGAATTACGAAAAATCGAGAAAATCATCCGACCAATGCTGGGGAATTATTCTGGCGAGATTTAG
- a CDS encoding WD40 repeat domain-containing protein, with product MVKPDYRERYQSSEVVLADINNLSNPSQTDANKLERYREEVKRIGNYEGEISVVGRQILEELRVSLQISEPQAKAMEDEILNPYRRDHQKGDRYQQALTEAIIQQYPLAKKTRAELDRLQKMLGISDQDMAIIEANILQYPLTRETREELRRLQQLLGLSDDHVALIEAQILPESWLNQILSKLNPDRDRLLSWRWGFVISGIIIAIIGLGWGLYQYNNWIQSRAQADIKEQLDTEKIDYIQSLLAANNYQDCITAAQTFPESSPQYAVAQELLSQCQDVISWKQAKVNTFPIHTAAVQSVAVSPDGRIIASGSRDNTTRLWHIETGEVLQNFVGNSSAILSVDFSNDGLSLAAGTQLSQVIEWNLETIEWYPPLVGGSPIEAIQISPDNRAIATGSADGNVRVWNRRTGLILYNNNQHSTIVYSVAFTPNGRWLVTGSGDGNIHIIDWQIDQLRHRFPAHTGEVRSLAITPDALQIISGGTDNNIKIWNLRTAEEVITLTGHRGAVLSVAVSPDGTQIASSSRDRTVKIWNLKTGELLNTLTNPQAVVNSLVFGINSATLIGGTQDGTVVVWQR from the coding sequence ATGGTTAAACCAGACTACCGAGAAAGATATCAGTCAAGCGAGGTAGTTTTGGCAGATATTAATAATCTCAGTAATCCTTCTCAAACTGATGCCAATAAACTCGAAAGATACCGAGAAGAAGTTAAGCGCATCGGCAATTATGAAGGGGAAATATCAGTAGTAGGTCGCCAAATTTTAGAAGAGCTACGAGTGAGTTTACAAATCTCCGAACCCCAAGCCAAAGCCATGGAAGACGAGATTCTTAATCCTTACCGTCGAGATCACCAGAAAGGCGATCGCTATCAACAAGCCCTGACCGAAGCCATTATACAGCAATATCCATTAGCCAAGAAAACCAGAGCAGAATTAGACCGACTGCAAAAAATGTTGGGAATTTCTGATCAGGATATGGCTATCATTGAAGCCAATATTTTACAATACCCGTTAACCAGAGAAACCAGAGAAGAATTAAGGCGACTTCAGCAGTTATTAGGTCTTTCCGATGATCATGTAGCTTTGATAGAGGCTCAAATTTTACCGGAATCTTGGTTAAATCAGATTTTAAGCAAATTAAATCCCGATCGCGATCGTCTTCTGTCCTGGCGTTGGGGATTTGTCATTAGTGGAATTATCATAGCTATTATCGGTTTAGGTTGGGGATTATATCAATATAATAACTGGATACAATCCCGAGCACAAGCCGATATTAAAGAACAACTTGATACCGAAAAAATTGACTATATTCAGTCATTATTAGCCGCCAATAACTATCAAGATTGTATTACCGCTGCCCAAACTTTTCCAGAGTCTTCACCTCAGTATGCTGTCGCCCAGGAGTTACTCAGCCAATGTCAAGATGTGATTAGCTGGAAACAAGCAAAAGTTAACACATTCCCCATTCATACAGCCGCCGTCCAGTCAGTTGCTGTCAGTCCTGATGGCAGGATAATTGCTAGTGGCAGCCGAGATAACACCACCAGACTTTGGCATATAGAAACCGGGGAAGTGCTGCAAAATTTTGTAGGCAATTCATCAGCTATTCTCTCCGTAGATTTTAGTAACGATGGCTTATCATTAGCAGCCGGAACTCAACTATCTCAGGTGATAGAATGGAATCTGGAAACCATTGAATGGTATCCCCCATTAGTCGGAGGCTCTCCCATTGAAGCTATACAAATTAGCCCTGATAATAGAGCGATCGCCACCGGAAGTGCCGATGGTAATGTGCGAGTGTGGAATCGGAGAACTGGGTTAATTTTATATAACAACAATCAGCATTCGACTATTGTGTATTCCGTCGCCTTCACCCCCAATGGTCGTTGGTTGGTTACGGGTTCAGGGGATGGCAATATTCATATTATTGATTGGCAGATAGATCAGTTACGCCATAGATTCCCAGCACATACCGGAGAAGTGCGATCGCTTGCGATTACTCCTGATGCTCTGCAAATTATCAGTGGTGGTACAGATAACAATATCAAAATTTGGAACCTAAGAACAGCAGAAGAAGTGATAACTTTAACAGGTCATAGAGGCGCAGTTCTTTCCGTAGCTGTCAGTCCAGATGGGACACAAATTGCTAGTAGTAGTCGGGATAGAACCGTCAAAATTTGGAACTTAAAAACTGGGGAATTACTTAATACTTTAACTAACCCTCAAGCCGTAGTTAATTCTCTAGTTTTTGGTATTAACTCCGCCACCTTAATCGGAGGCACTCAGGATGGAACAGTTGTAGTCTGGCAGCGATAA
- a CDS encoding serine/threonine-protein kinase: protein MIDQLLDRRYQILEVIESGDLGSTFLARDTRRPGECLCFIKHLRLLVEDIKLLNIARRRFRQEAKILEKLSRHDQIPQLLAYFEENEEFYLVESYTPGHLLSDEFWPGHPLSENLVIQIIYDVLEILTFVHRFGVIHRDIKPSNLLRRDSDGKLMLLDFGAVKEISFSQNHNPPTGPIGTIEYMPIEQFECNPRLNSDIYAVGMVAIQALTGLPSYELSQLRENYHTNPGQLFWRHLTIVSSEFADIIDRMVQLDYRERYQSAEEVLTALRTMGDRSPTDFSKLQTYREEIQRCASHKGDISVVGRQILEELRVTLEISKEEAEALEDEILNPYRKYREKGERYEQALIAAVKQQYPFSAETQSELDRLKELLGIYDEDVEVIKSHVLPKSGWSKILDIFGDNPRTEVANKQPKSSVAFRPRPSFWLVIGGISLAIAMLLFLLYQYQRWQQLQLTRANQQQLYSQQFETVADLVQAGNYQGCITQAQQIPESSSYHPQAQTVLEQCQSVVNWKQADLTTLAGHTAPVMSVAASNDGEIIASGSRDNTIKLWNTQTGENISTLTGDGSAILSVNFSSDGIELASGTEFWRILEWNLQTRELYLPLEHSAPILTVQISPNNRNIASGSADNTVRVWDRRTGQVLYNHTQHSETVYALAFSPNGRWLVTGSGDRTVHVIDLEMRELRHRLQGHNGEVRAVAITPDGQNIISGSSDNTIKIWDLQTGQETITLTGHQGEILSVAVSPDASQIASSSGDRTVRIWNRATGELLNTLTDIPAVINSVFFLNDDTLIGGSQNGTVAIWRRQQS from the coding sequence ATGATTGACCAACTTTTAGACAGACGGTATCAAATCCTAGAAGTTATTGAGTCTGGGGATCTAGGTAGTACGTTTTTAGCAAGAGACACCCGTCGCCCAGGGGAATGCCTCTGCTTTATCAAACATTTGCGACTTTTGGTAGAAGATATCAAGCTGCTGAATATTGCCCGTCGTCGGTTTCGCCAGGAAGCCAAGATTCTGGAAAAATTATCTAGACATGATCAAATTCCGCAACTTTTAGCTTATTTTGAGGAAAACGAAGAATTTTATCTAGTGGAGTCTTACACTCCTGGTCATCTCCTCTCTGATGAATTTTGGCCCGGTCATCCCCTATCAGAAAACCTGGTAATTCAGATAATTTACGATGTCCTAGAAATCCTGACTTTTGTCCATAGATTCGGAGTAATTCACCGAGATATTAAACCTAGTAATTTACTCAGGCGAGACTCGGACGGAAAGTTAATGCTATTGGATTTTGGGGCGGTTAAAGAAATTAGTTTTAGCCAAAATCATAACCCCCCCACAGGTCCGATTGGAACCATAGAATATATGCCTATTGAGCAGTTCGAGTGTAACCCCCGCCTCAATAGCGATATTTATGCCGTGGGTATGGTCGCTATTCAAGCCTTAACCGGACTTCCTAGTTATGAATTATCACAACTGCGAGAAAATTATCATACTAACCCAGGACAGTTGTTCTGGAGGCATTTAACTATTGTTAGTTCCGAATTTGCCGACATTATAGATCGCATGGTGCAGTTGGACTATCGGGAAAGGTATCAATCGGCGGAAGAGGTTTTAACTGCTTTGCGAACCATGGGCGATCGCAGTCCCACCGATTTTAGTAAACTCCAAACTTACCGAGAAGAAATACAACGCTGCGCTAGTCATAAAGGTGATATTTCCGTAGTTGGTAGGCAAATTTTGGAGGAACTGCGAGTCACTTTAGAAATATCCAAGGAAGAAGCAGAAGCCTTAGAAGATGAAATACTTAATCCCTATCGTAAGTATCGTGAGAAGGGAGAACGTTACGAACAGGCATTAATAGCAGCAGTTAAACAGCAATATCCTTTTAGTGCTGAAACGCAAAGTGAACTAGATAGACTCAAGGAATTGTTAGGTATTTATGATGAAGATGTCGAGGTGATTAAATCTCATGTCTTACCCAAATCTGGGTGGAGTAAAATCTTAGATATCTTTGGAGATAATCCCCGTACTGAAGTGGCTAATAAACAGCCTAAATCATCCGTCGCTTTTCGTCCGCGCCCGTCTTTTTGGTTGGTGATTGGGGGTATTTCTTTGGCGATCGCTATGTTACTTTTCCTGTTGTATCAATATCAAAGATGGCAACAGTTACAACTAACCAGAGCCAATCAACAACAACTTTATAGCCAACAGTTTGAGACAGTCGCCGATTTGGTACAAGCGGGAAACTACCAAGGTTGTATTACCCAAGCCCAACAAATTCCCGAATCTTCTAGCTATCATCCCCAAGCACAGACAGTGCTTGAACAATGCCAAAGTGTGGTTAATTGGAAACAGGCAGACCTAACGACTTTGGCAGGTCATACAGCCCCTGTAATGTCAGTAGCAGCTAGTAATGATGGAGAAATAATTGCTAGTGGCAGTCGGGATAATACTATCAAACTCTGGAATACACAAACCGGGGAAAATATCTCCACACTCACCGGAGATGGATCGGCTATTCTGTCCGTCAACTTTAGTAGTGATGGCATTGAATTAGCATCAGGGACGGAATTTTGGCGGATTCTGGAATGGAATTTACAAACCCGAGAATTGTATTTACCATTGGAACACTCAGCCCCAATTTTGACAGTACAAATTAGCCCTAATAATAGAAATATTGCTTCTGGCAGTGCTGATAATACTGTGCGAGTTTGGGATCGCCGTACCGGACAAGTTTTGTATAACCATACTCAACACTCAGAAACAGTTTATGCGCTGGCTTTTAGTCCTAATGGTCGCTGGCTGGTGACGGGTTCAGGCGATCGCACTGTTCATGTTATTGATTTAGAAATGCGTGAGTTACGCCACCGTTTACAAGGACATAACGGAGAAGTCCGAGCCGTGGCTATTACTCCTGATGGTCAAAATATCATCAGTGGTAGTAGTGATAATACCATAAAAATTTGGGACTTACAAACCGGACAAGAAACCATAACCCTCACAGGTCATCAAGGGGAAATTCTCTCCGTAGCCGTCAGTCCCGATGCCTCTCAAATTGCCAGTAGTAGTGGCGATCGCACTGTCAGAATTTGGAACCGAGCCACCGGAGAGCTACTGAATACCTTAACAGATATTCCCGCCGTCATTAACTCCGTATTTTTCCTTAATGATGACACCTTAATAGGAGGCAGTCAAAACGGAACCGTTGCTATATGGAGGAGACAGCAATCATGA